CGTCGTGTTGACGATGTAGACCACTTCGCCGTTCTTGATGAGGTCGACGATGTGCGGGCGACCTTCGAGCACTTTGTTGATGCGCTCGCACTTCACACCGTGGCTTTCCAGGAACGCAGCCGTGCCGGTGGTGGCGACCACGACGTAGCCGCGGGCCGTGACATCCTGCGCGATCGGCAGCAGGCGATCCTTGTCGGCATCGCGCACCGACATGAACACCTTGCCCTTGGGTGGCGCGTGGATGCCCGCAGCCTCGTGACCACGCGCGAAGGCGGCGCCGAACGTGCGGCCCACGCCCATCACTTCACCAGTGGAGCGCATTTCCGGCCCGAGGATCGGGTCGACGTTCTGGAACTTCAGGAACGGGAAGATCGCTTCCTTGACCGAGTAGTACGAGGGGATGATCTCCTTCGTGGCGCCCTGGTCGGCCAGCGAGCGGCCGGCCATGGCCCGCGCAGCGATCTTCGCCAGCGACATACCGGTAGCCTTGCAGACGAAGGGCACCGTACGCGAGGCACGCGGGTTCACCTCGAGGATGAACACCTCGTCGCCCTGGATCGCGAACTGCGTGTTCATCAGGCCGATGACCTTGAGCTCGCGCGCCAGTTCGGTGACCTGCCGGCGCATCTCGTCCTGCACTTCCTGCGACAGCGAATACGGCGGCAGCGAGCACGAGGAATCGCCCGAGTGCACGCCCGCTTCCTCGATGTGCTCCATGATGCCGCCGATCAGCACGTTGCCCTCGGCGTCGGCCACGATGTCCACGTCCACTTCCACGGCGTGGTCGAGGAAGCGGTCGAGCAGCACCGGCGACTCGTTCGACACCTGCACGGCCTCACGGATGTAGCGCGAGAGGTCGGCGTCGGCGTAGACGATTTCCATGGCGCGGCCACCGAGCACGTAGCTCGGGCGCACGACCAACGGGTAGCCGATCTCGCGGGCCAGGGCCAGCGCCTCGTCGGCGTTGCGCGCGGTGCGGTTCGGCGGCTGCTTGAGCTTGAGCTTCTCGATCAGCTTCTGGAAACGCTCGCGATCCTCGGCGATGTCGATCGATTCGGCATTGGTACCGATCACCGGCACGCCGGCGGCTTCGAGCGCACGCGCCAGCTTCAGCGGGGTCTGCCCGCCGTACTGCACGATCACGCCCTTCGGCTTCTCGAGGTCGACGATCTCCAGCACGTCTTCCAGCGTCAGCGGCTCGAAGTACAGGCGGTCGGAGGTGTCGTAGTCGGTGGAGACGGTTTCCGGGTTGCAGTTGACCATGATGGTCTCGAACCCGTCCTCGCGCAGCGCCAGCGCCGCGTGCACGCAGCAGTAATCGAACTCGATGCCCTGGCCGATGCGGTTGGGACCGCCGCCGAGCACGATGATCTTCTCGCGGTCGGTCGGGTTGGCCTCGCACTCTTCCTCGTACGTGGAGTACATGTACGCGGTGGTGGTGGCGAACTCGGCGGCGCAGGAGTCCACGCGCTTGTACACCGGGCGCACGCCCAGCGTGCGGCGCACGTGGCGCACGGCGGCTTCGTTGGTGTCGACCAGTTCGGCCAGGCGCGCATCGGAGAAGCCCATGCGCTTGAGCTCGCGCATGCGCGGCTCGTCCAGCGCGGTCAGGCCCTGGCGCTGTACCTCGCCCTCGGTCATCACGATGTCTTCGAACGCGGCAAGGAACCACGGGTCGATGCGGGTCAGCGCGTGCACTTCTTCCAGCGACAGGCCGGCGCGGAAGGCATCGGCGACGTGGAACACGCGGTCCGGGCGCGGCTCGCGCAGCTCGCGCTTGAGCGTCAGGAAGCCTTCCTCGCTGCCGATGTCCAGGCCGGTCGGGTTGAGGCCGGTCTTGCCGATCTCCAGGCCACGCAAGGCCTTTTGCATCGATTCGGTAAAGGTGCGACCCATCGCCATCACCTCGCCCACCGACTTCATCTGGGTGGTCAGGCGCGCATCCGCGGCCGGGAACTTCTCGAAGGCGAAGCGCGGGATCTTGGTGACCACGTAGTCGATGGACGGCTCGAACGAGGCCGGCGTGAGACCGCCGGTGATGTCGTTCTTGAGTTCGTCCAGCGTGTAGCCGACAGCCAGCTTGGCGGCCACCTTGGCGATCGGGAAGCCGGTGGCCTTGGAGGCCAACGCCGAGGAACGCGACACGCGCGGATTCATCTCGATGACGACCACGCGGCCGTCCTCGGCGTTGATGCCGAACTGCACGTTGGAGCCGCCGGTGTCCACGCCGATCTTGCGCAGCACCGCGATGGAGGCGTTGCGCAGGCGCTGGTATTCCTTGTCCGTGAGGGTCTGCGCCGGCGCGACGGTGATCGAATCGCCGGTGTGCACGCCCATCGGGTCGAAGTTCTCGATCGAGCACACGATGATGCAGTTGTCCGCCTTGTCGCGGACCACTTCCATCTCGAATTCCTTCCAGCCCAGCACCGATTCCTCGACCAGCACCTCGTGCACGGGCGAGAGTTCGAGACCGCGACCGATGATCTCGACGAACTCTTCCTTGTTGTACGCGATGCCGCCACCCGAGCCGCCGAGCGTGAAGCTGGGCCGGATGATGGTCGGGAAGCCGACGGTGGCCTGGATTTCCAGCGCCTGCTCCATCGAACGGGCCACTTCGGCCTTCGGGCATTCCAGGCCGATCTCGGCCATGGCGATGCGGAACAGGTTGCGGTCTTCCGCCATGCGGATGGCTTCGCGCGACGCGCCGATCAGCTCGACGTTGTATTTCTCGAGCACGCCGTGGTCGGCGAGGTCGAGCGCGCAGTTGAGGCCGGTCTGGCCACCCATCGTCGGCAGGATGGCGTCGGGACGCTCCTTGGCGATGATGCGCTCCACCGTCTGCCAGTTGATCGGCTCGATGTAGACCGCATGGGCCGTATCGGGGTCGGTCATGATCGTGGCGGGGTTGGAGTTGACCAGGACGACGCGGTAGCCCTCTTCCTTCAGCGCCTTGCAGGCCTGGGCACCGGAGTAGTCGAACTCGCAGGCCTGGCCGATGACGATCGGGCCGGCGCCGATGACGAGGATGGTCTTGATGTCTGTGCGCTTGGGCATGGTATCTCTCGCAAACGAAGCGGATGGATGAGGGGATCGGGGACAGCGCGGCGCGTGGTTACGCGCGCTTGGCCCGGTGCTCTTCCATCGAGGCGATGAACGTGTCGAACAGGTAGCCGACGTCTTCGGGGCCCGGGCTGGCTTCCGGATGACCCTGGAAGCAGAAGGCCGGCCGGTCGGTGAGCGCGAAGCCCTGCAGCGACCCGTCGAACAGCGAGGTGTGCGTGATCCGCACGTTGGCCGGCAGCGTGGCGGGGTCCACCGCGAAGCCGTGGTTCTGCGAGCTGATCAGCACGCGGCCGGTGTCGTGGTCCTTTACCGGGTGGTTGGCGCCGTGGTGGCCGAACTTCATCTTCAGCGTCTTCGCGCCCACCGCCAGGGCCAGGATCTGGTGGCCCAGGCAGATGCCGAACAGCGGGATCTTCGTGTCGAGGATCTGCCGTGTCGCTTCGATCGCGTAGTCGCAGGCGGCCGGATCGCCCGGGCCGTTGGCCAGGAACACGCCGTCCGGATTCATCGCCAGCACGTCCGACGCGGGCGTCTGCGCCGGCACCACTGTGATCTCGACGCCGCGACCGGCGAGCAGGCGCAGGATGTTCTGCTTCACGCCGAAGTCGTAGGCCACGACCTTGAACGTCTTGGGCACGTTGTGGAACGCCTGCTTGTCGAGGTCGTAGACGCCCTCGGACCACTGGTAGGTCGCGGTGGTACTGACCACCTTGGCCAGGTCCATGCCGTTCAGGCCTTCGAAGCCACGTGCCTTGGCCACCGCCGCATCGGCGTCGATCGCGTCGCCGGCGACGATGCAGCCGCCCAGCGCGCCCTTCTCGCGGAGGATGCGGGTGAGGCGACGTGTGTCGATACCGGCGATGGCGACGATGCCGTGGCGCGCAAGATACTGCGGCAGGGGCTCGACGCTGCGCCAGTTGCTGGCCAGGCGCGGCACGTCGCGCACGATCAGGCCGGCGGCGTGGACGCGGTCGGACTCGACGTCCACCTCGTTGGTGCCGGTGTTACCGATGTGCGGATAGGTGAGCGTGACGATCTGGCGGGAGTACGAGGGGTCGGTCAGGATTTCCTGATAACCGGTCATGGCGGTGTTGAACACCACCTCACCAATCGTCTCACCGCGAGCACCGACCGCATGGCCGTGAAAAATGCTGCCGTCTTCGAGAGCAAGCAGAGCAGGTGTACGCATGGGATGGCCGCCTTCGGGTGCAGCAAAGCCCGCAAGCCTGCATTGAGCGGCTCGTGGGCCTTGGGGATAAGGGATCGCTGGGCGGGTAAGAATGATAGGTGTGAAGGCCGCTTTTGTCCACCCGGGATGCATGAACGGCGGCGCGGCGGAATATCGCTGGGACGCCGGTCCGACGCGATACAATGGCGACGAGCCAGACCACCCGAGAACCGTCGCATGCTGCTCGATCCCGCCCGCCTGGAACGTCCGGACACCGACATCCGGCACGAGCCCTTTTCGTTCATGATCGCCCACGGCCAGCTGCCGGACGAGTGCCGGTCGGAACTGGAGCGTGATTTCCCGCAATACACCAGCGCGGGGTTCTTCCCGTACGACGCCAGCGATTGCGGCCCGTCGGTGAACGAACTGGTCGAACAGATGACGTCGCGCGCCTTCTCGGCCGCCATCGGCCGCCACTTGGGCATTCCCGGGCTGGAGACCTACCCCACGCTGGTCACGCTATGCCGCCTGCTCAACCGCCGGCACGGCACCATCCACACCGACAGCAAGTCCAAGATCGCCACCGCGCTGATCTACCTGAATCCGATGTGGCCCGACACCAGCGACGGCTGCCTGCGCTTCCTGCGATCGATCAACGACATCGACGATATCGTGGCGCCCGAGCTGAAGCCGCTCTACGGCGAGTTCGCGGTGTTCCGCCGGGCTGAGAATTCCTTCCACGGCCACCTGCCCTACGAGGGCGAGCGCCGGGTGATCCAGGTGGCCTGGCTCACCTCGGAAGAAGAGAAGGCCCGCAAGACCAAGCGTGGCAAGTTCTCGCGGGTGTTCAAGAAGATCTTCGGCAAGCTGGACCGCAAGATGGGCGCGGACCGGGATCGCAACGCCTCGCACCCGGACTAGCGCACCCCGAACCACCAGCCGACGAAGATGGCGAACACGCCGTAGAGCGCGCCGATCGGCATCAGCCAGCGCGCCTCCACGGAGCCGCGCCGGAACATCGCCCACAGCGCCACCACCGCGACCATGGTGATCGCACCGGCCACGATCAGCGGCGTATCGAACAGCCACGGCGTGGCGAACAGCGCGAGTGAACTGGGAATGGTCGCCTGGATCATCATGGCGCCGGAGATGTTGGCCAGGGCCAGCCGCTCCTTGCCCTGGCGTACCCAGATCAGCGCGTTGACGGTCTCGGGCAGCTCGGTGGCCACCGGACTGAGCACCAGCGCCACGATATGCGGCGATAGCTGGAAGAAGTCACCGAAGGCCTCAAGCTGCCAGACGAAGGTGCGCGAGGCGATGGCGATGACGAGCAGGGCCAGGCCCGTCTGCAACGCCACCCAGCCCATCGACGGATTGGCGTCGCGCGGACGGAAGGTCAGCGGTTCCAGCGCCTCCTCTTCCGGTGCCGTAGTGTCGTCGCGCATCTCACGCCACACGTAGGCCACGTAGGCCAGCAGGAACAGCACACCCAGCCAGGGCTTCCAGGCGAAGGCCACGAGGCCCAGGCCCACCTTGACGATGAAGATGGCCAGGAACCAGGACTGGTCGCGCGCCAGGCGCTGGTTGTCGACGCGTACCCGCAGGTCCGGTCGGTTCAACCGCTTGCGACCCGCATACAGCGCGAAGCCGACGACCGCATAGGCGATCGTGGCCAGGACCAGGGGGCCGCCGAGCGCGGCGCCCACGCCGATATCCTTCGCTTCGGGTGTCTTGCCGAACATCACGGCGACGAAGGTGACCGCGCTTTCGGGAAGTGCCGTGCCGAAGGCGGCAAGCACCGTGCCGGTGGCGGTGGCGCCGAGGTTGAGCTTGCGCCCGAACCACTCGACGCCGTTGACGAAGTATTCGCACGCGAAATAGATGGCCCCGGCGGAAACCAGGAACAGGAAGCATGTCAGCAGCATGGATAATCTAAGGCCGAGCGAGCGAGAACATACCGATGGCTCAACGACACCGCTCGCCCGGCCCGGGTAAGCATGTCGCTGGCCAAAGGTCTCGCCGGACGGGCAGCGTACTCTCCTACGCTGCTGCCGTTCGCGCCATGGGGCCGAGGCCACCAAGTGTGTTGACGCGAACTCTCCTGGGTACGGAGATGGCTACTCCCCAATGACTTCGGGCGGAATCCTACCACGCCCCGCAGCCACCCCCAACCCCACCGCCGTAGGAGCCCACGATGTGGGCGAAAAAACCAGATCGCCTCACCCCTCCCCCATCAAACCCGCGTCCCGATCACATCCTCGATCGTCCACCCACCCGGCGCACGCCCCGCCATCCACGCAGCGGCTTCCAGCGCCCCGCGTGCGAAGATCGATCGATCCGTCGCCCGATGCGCAAGCTCGATCCGCTCGCCCTGCCCCATCAGCAACGCCTGGTGTTCGCCGACGATGTCACCGCCACGCACCACCGCGAACCCGATCGTGCCGGCCTGACGCGCACCCGGACGCCCCTCGCGCGTATAGACGGCCAATTCATCCAGCGTGGCGCCGCGACCGGCGGCCGCGGCGTGGCCGAGCGCCAGCGCCGTACCGGACGGTGCGTCTTCCTTGCGGTTGTGGTGCGCCTCGACGATGTCCAGGTCCCAGCCGGGCAAGGCGGCGGCGGCTTCGCGCAGCAGGCGAGTCAGCACCGCGACGCCCAGGCTGAAGTTGGCCGCATGCAGCACGGCGATGCGCTCGGTGGCACGGATCAGGCGCTCGCTGAGGGCGGGCCCGAGGCCGGTGCTGCCGGTGACCAGCGAGGCGCCGCTCGCCTCGCAGTAGTCCAGCGCAGCGGCCAAGCCTTCCGGGCCGCTGAAATCCACCACCACGTCGATGTCGGCGGCGCCGGCCCAGGCGCTGAAACGCAGGGCGGAGACGTCGCCGTAGGCGGCCTTGCCCAGGCGCGGCGAGGCCGACGACACCACCGCCCGCACGGCGTCGAAACGCGCATCCTCGCGCACCAGGCCGAGCAAGGCGGAGCCCATACGGCCGGAGGCGCCGCTGATGGCGAGACGGACGGGACGGGTCATGGGGCGGAACCTCGGCGATGAACGGACGGCCATGCTAGTGGATGGCCGTCCGGCTTACGAGGTGACCTTCGACCAGAAGTCCTTGACGCCGTCGATGAACGTGGTGGAACGCGGCGTGTGCTTGGCGGCTTCCTCGCCGACGAACGTGGCCTCGAGCTGCGTGAGCAGTTCGCGCTGTTCCTTGGTCAGGCGTACCGGCGTCTCCACCACGACGGTGCAGACCAGGTCACCCGTGCGCCCGCCGCGAACCGACTTCACGCCGCGGCCGCGCATGCGGAACTGGTGCCCGGTCTGGGTCTCGGGTGGCACGCTGACCGCGATCTCGCCCTCCAGCGTCGGCACCATCAGCTCCGTGCCCAGCGCGGCCTGCGCGAAACGGATCGGCACCTCGCAGTAAAGGTCGCTGCCGTCGCGCTGGAAGATGGCGTGCTCGCGCACCCGCACTTCCACGTACAGGTCGCCGGCCGGCGAACCGGCGGGACCGGCTTCGCCCTGGCCCGTCAGTCGGATGCGGTCGCCGTTGTCGACGCCCGCCGGAATCTGCACGGACAGCGCGCGCTGTTCCTCCAGCCGCCCTTCGCCGTGGCACTTCTTGCAGGGCTTGTCGATCTTCTGTCCGGTACCGTGGCAGGTCGGGCAGGCCTGCTGGATGGAGAAGATGCCGTTCTGCATGCGCACGCGGCCGTGGCCGGCGCAGGTACCGCACTTGGACACCTTGCCGTCTTCCGAGCCGCTGCCGTTGCAGTGGTGGCAATTGACCTGGGTCGGGATCTCGATCTTCTTCTCGACGCCGAACACGGCCTCTTCGAGATCCAGGTCCATCATGTAGCGCAGGTCGGCACCGCGGCGCGCGCGCTGGCGGCCACCGCCACCACCGAAGATGTCGCCGAAGATGTCACCGAAGATGTCGCCGACGTCGCCGAAGCCTCCACCGCCGCCGCCACGACCGAAGCCGCCGCCCTCGAAGGCGGCATGGCCGTACTGATCGTACGCGGCGCGCTTCTGCGCATCCGACAGCACGTCGTAGGCTTCCTTGGCTTCCTTGAATTTGTCGATCGCCGCCGGGTCGTCCGGATTGCGGTCGGGATGGTACTTCATCGCGACGCGACGAAAGGTCGTCTTGAGTTCGCCGTCAGTGACGGTGCGTTCGACACCGAGGATTTCGTAGTAGTCGCGCTTGCTGCTCATGGCACGCTTGCTTTCCCTGGACGGACGAACGCGCCGAGAGGTTGCCCTTCGACGCGATCGTGCCGGTTAACCGATAGCGTGCCGCAGGTATGGAACCCGCGGCACGCCGTTGCCTTGTGGGGACGAATTACTTCTTCTCGTCCTTGACCTCGGTGAACTCGGCGTCCACCACGTCGTCCGGCTGGGCCGAACCGCCGCCCGGTGCCGACTGCTGCGCGGTGTCCTGCGTGCCACCCGACGACTGCGCCGCGGCGGCCAGGGCCTGCGCGACCTGCTCGAGGTTGGCGATCTTCGACTCGATGGCGTCCTTGTCCTCACCAGACAGCGCCTTCTCCAGCTCGGAGACCGCACCGTCGATGCTGGCCAACTGCTCGGCCGGGATCTTGCCGCCGTGCTCCTTCAGCTGGCTGCGCGTGGCGTGGACGAGCTGGTCGCCCTTGTTGCGCACCTGCACCAGGTCGTGGAACTTGCGGTCCTCTTCGCGGTTGGCTTCCGCGTCGGCGACCATGCGTGCCACTTCCTCGTCGGACAGGCCCGAACCGGCCTTGATCTCGATCTTCTGTTCCTTGCCGGTGTCCTTGTCCTTGGCGGACACATGCAGGATGCCGTTGGCGTCGATGTCGAAGGTCACTTCGATCTGCGGGGTGCCGCGCGGCGCCGAGCGGATGCCGGAAAGATCGAACTTGCCCAGCGACTTGTTCGCGTTGGCCCGCTCGCGCTCGCCCTGCAGCACGTGCACGGTCACGGCGTTCTGGTTGTCCTCGGCGGTGGAGAAGGTCTGCGAGGCCTTGGTCGGCACCGTGGTGTTCTTCTCGATCAGCTTGGTCATCACGCCACCCATCGTCTCGATACCGAGCGACAGCGGGGTGACGTCGAGCAGCAGCACGTCCTTGACGGTACCGCCCAGCACGCCGCCCTGGATGGCGGCGCCGACGGCGACGGCCTCATCCGGGTTGACGTCCTTGCGCGCTTCCTTGCCGAAGAAGTCCTTCACGGCTTCCTGGACCTTGGGCATGCGGGTCTGGCCGCCGACGAGGATCACTTCGTCGATGTCGGAGATTTTCAGGCCGGCATCGTTCAGCGCGGTGCGGCACGGGTCGATGGTGCCCTTGACCAGGTCTTCCACCAGCGACTCGAGCTTGGCACGGGTCAGCTTGATGTTCAGGTGCTTCGGGCCGGTAGCGTCGGCGGTGACGTACGGCAGGTTCACGTCGGTCTGGTGAGCCGAGGACAGTTCGATCTTGGCACGCTCGGCGGCGTCCTTCAGGCGCTGCAGGGCCAGCTGGTCCTGGCGCAGGTCGATGCCCTGCTCCTTCTTGAACTCTTCCACCAGGTAGTCGATGACGCGATTGTCGAAGTCTTCGCCACCCAGGAACGTGTTGCCGTTGGTCGAGAGCACTTCGAACTGCTTCTCGCCGTCGACGTTGGCGATCTCGATGATCGAGACGTCGAACGTGCCGCCGCCCAGGTCGTACACGGCGATCTTGCGATCCTTCGCGGACGTCTTGTCCAGGCCATAGGCCAGCGCGGCCGCGGTCGGCTCGTTGATGATGCGCTTGACCTCGAGGCCCGCGATCTTGCCCGCGTCCTTGGTGGCCTGGCGCTGGCTGTCGTTGAAGTAGGCCGGCACGGTGATGACGGCCTCGGTGACGGCCTCGCCCAGGAAGTCCTCGGCGGTCTTCTTCATCTTCATGAGGACCTTCGCGGACACTTCCTGCGGGGCCATCTTCTTGCCGTCGGCGGTCTGCACCCAGGCGTCGCCGTTGTCATGCGCGACGATGCCGTAGGGGACCAGCTTGAGGTCCTTCTGCACTTCCGCGTCGGTGAACTTGCGGCCGATGAGGCGCTTCACCGCGTAGAAGGTGTTCTTGGGATTGGTGACGCTCTGACGCTTGGCCGGCGCACCCACCAGGACTTCGTTGTCCTTGGTGAAGGCGACGATGGACGGCGTGGTGCGATCGCCCTCGGCGTTCTCGATGACACGCGCGGTCGACCCTTCCATCACTGCCACGCAGGAGTTGGTCGTACCGAGGTCGATGCCGATGATCTTGGCCATTGAAGTTGCTCCGTTTATATCTAAGCGGCCCCCGCGGCCGCGACTGGTGTGGAAAATGGGGGTAACCCCCATCGATTCAATATCTTCGGTATCAGTTATCGCGAACCACGGCGACCAACGCCGGGCGCAGCAGGCGATCGTTCAGCACGAACCCCTTCTGCACCACCGCCACCACCGTGTTGGGCGCGTGCTCGTTCGACTCGACCGAGCTGATCGCCTGATGGTGCTCCGGGTTGAACGGCTGGTGCAGTGGATCGACCACCGACAGGCCGTTGGCCTGGGTCACCTTTTCCAGCTGCTTGAGTGACATTTCCAGTCCCTCGCGCAGTGTCTTCGCATCGGCCGACTGGTTGGCCAGGCCGAGCGCGATGCCGTCGTAGACCGGCAGCAGGTCGCCCAGCAGCTTCTCGTTGGCGAAGCGACGCGCCTGGTCGAGGTCGCGCTGCATGCGCCGGCGCTGGTTCTCGATCTCCGCCTTTTCGCGCAGGACCGTCTCGCGGGCTTGTGCCAGCTCGACTTCCATCGCGGAAAGCTGGGCGTTCAGCGCATCGAGCTCGGCCTGTGCGCCGTTCTCGGCGACACCGCCGTCCTGCGCCGGATCGGGCGCGTGGGGATCGTTGTTTTGCATGATTACTCCAAATGTCAGCTCACCGGCCCCGCGGTGACGCGGGGCCGAACATTCGCGGGAATTACCAAACCCGCCTCCCGTGCCGGTTTATGAGGTCGCCGCGGCGCGATTCAAGGCGTCACTGAGCAGCGCGGCCGTGGCCTGTACCACGGGGATCACCCGCTCGTAGGCCATGCGGGTCGGTCCGATGACGCCGATCGCGCCCAGCATGCGGCCGGGGGTGCCGTAGGTGGCGGTGACGATGCTGCAGCCGTCCAGGGCCGCGAAGCCCGATTCCTCGCCGATGAAAAGGCGCACGCCGGGGGCCTGGACGCACATTTCCATCAGCTGGAGCAGGTCGCGCTTCTGCTGAAAGGCGTCGAAGAGGTCGCGGAGCCGTTCGATGTCGGCCAGTTCCGAGTAGCCCATGAGGTTGGTCTGACCGCTGACCAGCACGTCGTCGGCGTCGTCCACGGGCGTAAACGAGGCGGTGGCCAATTCCACCACACCGGATAGCAGGCGATTCAGTTCACCCCCGGCCTCGCGCAACTCGGTGGCGAGGTGGGCACGTATGTCCGCCAGGCGGAAGCCGGCGAACTGCGCATTGAGGTAGTTGGCCGCCTGTTCCAGCTCGGTGGCATCCAGCGGCTTGGCCAGCTGGACCACCCGGTTTTGCACCTGGTTGTCCGAGAAGACCAGGATCACGAGGACGCGCGCGTCGGGCAGGCTGACGAAATCGATGTGGCGCAGCGGGAAGTCGCCCTGCCGCGGCACCGTGACCACGCCGGCGAACCGGGTCATCGCGGAAAGCAGGTGGGACACGTTGCCCAGCAGGTCGCGCGTGGTGGTCTGGTGCGGCGGCAGGCTGCCCTGCAGGCGGGCCATCTCGTCGCGCGGCAGCGGTTTCAGCTCCAGCAGGCTGTCGACGAACAGGCGCAGGCCGCGCGGGGTGGGAATGCGCCCCGCCGAGGTGTGGGGCGAGGCCACCAGCCCGGCGTCTTCCAGGTCGGCCATGATGTTGCGGATGGTGGCCGGGCTGACTTCCAGGCCGGACGATCGCGCCAGCGTGCGTGAGCCGACCGGCTCCCCATCGGACAGGTATTGCGAGATGAGGGTCCGCAGCAGCCGGCGCGCGCGAGCATCGATGTCGTGACCGGAGAACGGATTCATGCGCCTGACTGGTGTGGAAAAGGGGTGGAACGTGGCGCTATCAATAAGGTCTCGCCGCTCTGCTTGCAAGTCTCGGCTTCTGCGACGCGCCTGCCGCTACAATCGGCGCGATTCCCTTCGCCGCACGGTCGCCATGCTCACCTCGCTCTACGTCCGCCAGTTCGCCGTCGTCGAAGAAGCCGAGATCGCCTTCGGTCCCGGCCTCACCGTGGTCAGCGGCGAAACCGGCGCGGGCAAGTCCCTGCTGGTCGACGCACTGATGCTACTGGCCGGCGCCCGCGCCGACAGCGGCATGGTCCGGGCCGGCAGCGACCGCGCCGAACTAGCCGCCGAATTCGACCTGGCCGGCCTGCCCGAAGCCACCGAGTGGCTGCGCCAGGAGGAACTGGACGACGGCGAGACCTGCCGGCTGCGCCGCGTGATCCGCACCGAGGGCAGCTCGCGCGGCTGGATCAACGGTCGCCCGGCCAGCCTGGCGCAGATGTCCGCACTGGCCTCGCGGATCGTGGAGATCCACGGCCAACACGAGCACCAGGCGCTGCTCTCGCGCCAGCACCAGATGGCCCTGCTGGATGCCTACGCGGGCAACGAGGCCCGCCTGGCGAGCGTGCGCGACACCGCGAAAGCCTGGCGCGACGCCGTGGCCCGCATCCGCACCCTGTCCGGCGGCGACGACCGCGAACGCCAGATCGAACTGCTGGCCCACGAGCTGGAAGAACTGGACCGCTGGGCCCTGGCGCCGGCCGCCCTGGACGACCTGGAAGCCCAGCACCGCCGCCTCGCCAACGCCGGCCGGCTGGCCGAGGGCGCCAACGGCGTGGTCGAGATCCTCGATGGCGAAAGCGAGTTCGCGGTCGGGCGCGCCCTGCTCCGCGCCCATGCCGAGGTTTCCCGGCTTGCGGAACTGGATGCCTCGCTGGTGCCCACGCTCGAATTGCTCGACAGCGCGCAGATCCAGGTCGGCGAAGCCGTCGACGGCCTCGGCCGCTACGCCCAGGATGTGGAGCTCGACCCGGAGCGCCTGGCCGAGGTGGATACCCACCTCACCCACCTACACGACCTGGCCCGCCGCTACCGGCTGCCGATCGAGGAACTGACGGCCAAGGCCGAGGAGATCCGGGAGCGCCTGGCCGAACTGGAAGGCGCCGGCGACGCGCTGGACCGCCTGGCCCACGAGCGCGACCGCCTGCGCACCGCCTGGGATAGCGCCGCCAGGGCCTTGTCCGACGCCCGCGGCGAAGCCGCCGGCCGGCTGGGCGCCACGGTCGCCACGCTGATGGGTGAACTGGGCATGGGCGGCGGCCGCCTGGTGGTGTCACTGGAGCCGGCCGAGGGCGACGAGCCCGATCCGCAGGGCCGCGAGCGCTGCGAACTGCTGGTCAGCGCCAACCCCGGCCAGCCGCCCCGCCCGCTACGCAAGGTGGCCTCCGGCGGCGAGCTGGCGCGCATCAGCCTGGCCATCGAGGTCGCCACGCTGGGCAACGACAACATCGGCTGCATGATCTTCGATGAAGTGGACACCGGCATCGGTGGCGCGGTGGCCGAGGTGGTCGGGCAGAAGCTGCGCGCCCTGG
This DNA window, taken from Luteibacter sp. 9135, encodes the following:
- the dapB gene encoding 4-hydroxy-tetrahydrodipicolinate reductase, whose protein sequence is MTRPVRLAISGASGRMGSALLGLVREDARFDAVRAVVSSASPRLGKAAYGDVSALRFSAWAGAADIDVVVDFSGPEGLAAALDYCEASGASLVTGSTGLGPALSERLIRATERIAVLHAANFSLGVAVLTRLLREAAAALPGWDLDIVEAHHNRKEDAPSGTALALGHAAAAGRGATLDELAVYTREGRPGARQAGTIGFAVVRGGDIVGEHQALLMGQGERIELAHRATDRSIFARGALEAAAWMAGRAPGGWTIEDVIGTRV
- the dnaJ gene encoding molecular chaperone DnaJ, which produces MSSKRDYYEILGVERTVTDGELKTTFRRVAMKYHPDRNPDDPAAIDKFKEAKEAYDVLSDAQKRAAYDQYGHAAFEGGGFGRGGGGGGFGDVGDIFGDIFGDIFGGGGGRQRARRGADLRYMMDLDLEEAVFGVEKKIEIPTQVNCHHCNGSGSEDGKVSKCGTCAGHGRVRMQNGIFSIQQACPTCHGTGQKIDKPCKKCHGEGRLEEQRALSVQIPAGVDNGDRIRLTGQGEAGPAGSPAGDLYVEVRVREHAIFQRDGSDLYCEVPIRFAQAALGTELMVPTLEGEIAVSVPPETQTGHQFRMRGRGVKSVRGGRTGDLVCTVVVETPVRLTKEQRELLTQLEATFVGEEAAKHTPRSTTFIDGVKDFWSKVTS
- the dnaK gene encoding molecular chaperone DnaK, which translates into the protein MAKIIGIDLGTTNSCVAVMEGSTARVIENAEGDRTTPSIVAFTKDNEVLVGAPAKRQSVTNPKNTFYAVKRLIGRKFTDAEVQKDLKLVPYGIVAHDNGDAWVQTADGKKMAPQEVSAKVLMKMKKTAEDFLGEAVTEAVITVPAYFNDSQRQATKDAGKIAGLEVKRIINEPTAAALAYGLDKTSAKDRKIAVYDLGGGTFDVSIIEIANVDGEKQFEVLSTNGNTFLGGEDFDNRVIDYLVEEFKKEQGIDLRQDQLALQRLKDAAERAKIELSSAHQTDVNLPYVTADATGPKHLNIKLTRAKLESLVEDLVKGTIDPCRTALNDAGLKISDIDEVILVGGQTRMPKVQEAVKDFFGKEARKDVNPDEAVAVGAAIQGGVLGGTVKDVLLLDVTPLSLGIETMGGVMTKLIEKNTTVPTKASQTFSTAEDNQNAVTVHVLQGERERANANKSLGKFDLSGIRSAPRGTPQIEVTFDIDANGILHVSAKDKDTGKEQKIEIKAGSGLSDEEVARMVADAEANREEDRKFHDLVQVRNKGDQLVHATRSQLKEHGGKIPAEQLASIDGAVSELEKALSGEDKDAIESKIANLEQVAQALAAAAQSSGGTQDTAQQSAPGGGSAQPDDVVDAEFTEVKDEKK
- the grpE gene encoding nucleotide exchange factor GrpE, translating into MQNNDPHAPDPAQDGGVAENGAQAELDALNAQLSAMEVELAQARETVLREKAEIENQRRRMQRDLDQARRFANEKLLGDLLPVYDGIALGLANQSADAKTLREGLEMSLKQLEKVTQANGLSVVDPLHQPFNPEHHQAISSVESNEHAPNTVVAVVQKGFVLNDRLLRPALVAVVRDN
- the hrcA gene encoding heat-inducible transcriptional repressor HrcA, whose protein sequence is MNPFSGHDIDARARRLLRTLISQYLSDGEPVGSRTLARSSGLEVSPATIRNIMADLEDAGLVASPHTSAGRIPTPRGLRLFVDSLLELKPLPRDEMARLQGSLPPHQTTTRDLLGNVSHLLSAMTRFAGVVTVPRQGDFPLRHIDFVSLPDARVLVILVFSDNQVQNRVVQLAKPLDATELEQAANYLNAQFAGFRLADIRAHLATELREAGGELNRLLSGVVELATASFTPVDDADDVLVSGQTNLMGYSELADIERLRDLFDAFQQKRDLLQLMEMCVQAPGVRLFIGEESGFAALDGCSIVTATYGTPGRMLGAIGVIGPTRMAYERVIPVVQATAALLSDALNRAAATS